The Pelmatolapia mariae isolate MD_Pm_ZW linkage group LG10_11, Pm_UMD_F_2, whole genome shotgun sequence genome includes a region encoding these proteins:
- the LOC134637897 gene encoding uncharacterized protein LOC134637897, with amino-acid sequence MARAVENPHLKRFNSQSNSHVSSDSKYCFQDVGILPPPKRIRLMTCDLPLPPSPPSSPVNDDDTDQKCISALPYDVPLPPHPPPSEKKYASLRSLKHKKSYLIPLSVLANIPLPPSPPPSPVCAEYTDPKCFSPLPHEVPLPPSPPPVEAFGHCGKNPSSTLWSVGDEEEDLMLKLIRLTLHDVPLPPHPPPFEKKYASPHSLKHKRSDLMPLSLLADIPLPSSPPPSPVCAEYTDSRCMSPLPHEVPLPPSPTPADARPQSKDTHKTLHPDPKYDCSSLDNEVAFFMCPTEEPPSVNAHEVSPRPPYEFLHLPEKRYLNLSTVVFPCLDD; translated from the exons ATGGCTCGAGCTGTG gaaaatccaCATCTTAAGAGGTTTAACTCACAAAGCAACTCACATGTCAGCAGTGACAG CAAGTACTGCTTCCAGGATGTGGGGATCTTACCACCTCCTAAACGTATTAGGCTGATGACGTGTGATCTtcccctgcctccaagtcctccatCATCCCCTGTGAATGATGACGATACTGATCAAAAGTGTATCAGCGCTCTGCCTTATGATGTTCCATTGCCTCCACATCCTCCACCTTCTGAAAAGAAGTATGCTTCCCTTCGTTCCCTTAAACACAAGAAGTCTTATTTGATCCCTCTCAGTGTCCTGGCTAATATTCctctgcctccaagtcctccacCGTCCCCTGTGTGTGCTGAATACACGGATCCAAAGTGTTTCAGCCCTCTGCCTCATGAGGTTCCACTACCTCCAAGTCCTCCACCTGTTGAAGCTTTTGGTCATTGTGGAAAGAATCCAAGTTCAACATTGTGGTCTGTAGGTGATGAAGAGGAAGATTTAATGCTTAAGCTCATTAGACTGACGCTTCATGATGTTCCATTGCCTCCACATCCTCCACCGTTTGAAAAGAAGTATGCTTCCCCTCATTCTCTAAAACACAAGAGGTCTGATTTGATGCCTCTCAGCCTCCTGGCTGATATTCCACTGCCTTCAAGTCCTCCACCGTCCCCTGTGTGTGCTGAATACACTGATTCAAGGTGTATGAGCCCACTGCCTCATGAGGTTCCGCTGCCTCCAAGTCCCACACCAGCTGATGCCCGGCCTCAGTCAAAGGACACTCATAAGACCCTGCATCCAGATCCAAAATATGACTGTTCTTCCCTGGACAATGAAGTGGCCTTTTTCATGTGTCCCACAGAAGAGCCTCCTAGTGTAAACGCTCATGAGGTTTCACCACGTCCACCTTATGAATTTCTACACCTTCCAGAGAAGAGATACCTCAATTTATCTACTGTTGTTTTTCCTTGTCTTGATGATTAA